One Peromyscus leucopus breed LL Stock chromosome 6, UCI_PerLeu_2.1, whole genome shotgun sequence genomic region harbors:
- the LOC114702491 gene encoding centromere protein Q-like translates to MPGKANASKRKSQQLKRNSKQRADEEVDFPENEVGNTAKRNKSHAGHLSSKATGQAKSINLKRIKVASNKRKTWQPLPKNTEEYLQSMMESVILEILTKNIKGKEQIQCHLNYLKKRLLQQCGTLKVPPRKLNYLTDVSNLLKMERAQERAHEEDLALLQEEIDKIVETTESMTESIQSLKNKIQILTNEVEEEEQKVKQEFHLDSNKVLSLPELSQKSLKAPTLQEEILAVIPNQNALLKDLDVLHNSSPVKDMSAFIQEAYKKLDGS, encoded by the coding sequence ATGCCTGGTAAAGCAAATGCTTCTAAGAGGAAATCTCAACAGTTaaagagaaattcaaaacaaagagCTGATGAAGAAGTGGATTTTCCAGAGAATGAGGTTGGAAACACAgcgaaaagaaacaaaagtcatGCAGGGCATCTGTCCTCTAAAGCAACAGGACAAGCAAAGTCTATTAACCTAAAGCGGATAAAAGTAGCATCCAACAAGAGAAAAACCTGGCAGCCTCTTCCAAAAAATACTGAAGAATATTTGCAAAGTATGATGGAATCAGTAATTCTAGAAATTTTAACCAAAAAcattaaaggaaaagaacaaattcaATGTCACCTCAACTACTTGAAGAAAAGATTACTGCAACAGTGTGGAACACTGAAAGTCCCTCCCAGAAAGCTGAACTATTTAACTGATGTGTCAAATCTGCTGAAAATGGAAAGGGCACAGGAAAGAGCTCATGAAGAGGACCTGGCTTTACTGCAGGAAGAAATAGACAAAATAGTAGAGACCACAGAGTCAATGACTGAAAGTATTCAGAGCCTAAAGAACAAAATTCAGATTCTGACAAATGAggtagaggaagaggagcagaaggTGAAACAGGAATTTCACCTGGATAGTAATAAGGTACTGTctcttccagaactttctcagaaAAGCCTTAAAGCACCCACACTTCAAGAAGAAATTTTGGCAGTAATTCCAAACCAGAATGCTCTTCTGAAGGACTTGGATGTCCTTCATAATTCATCCCCAGTGAAGGACATGTCAGCGTTCATTCAAGAAGCCTATAAGAAACTTGATGGCTCTTAA